In the Rhizobium sp. SSA_523 genome, CTCGGCGGGGGAACAGACGGCAAAGCCATGCGCCAGGTTGCCGCAGGAGAGGGTGGATCGGTGCACGCCCGTCGATGCCGCTCGCCGCACGCGCTCCAGATAGGCCTCGCGATGCGGTTTCGATCGTTCCACGATGCGTCGTGTGATCGCTTCTATGCTTGAATGAGCAGCCATATCATCCTCCGTCAGCCGGAATCGCGGCCGTTGGGAGCCGCCGCAATCCGGCATTGTCTGCGTTCAACGATTGTTTCGGTGCCGCATCTGGCACGGCCCTTTGCGTCAACGCCCGCTTCAGGGCGCCCAGTAAATGTCGACAGGCGTCGATGCACGCCGAAGGACGGCACGGATCGGCATGTCCATTTCGTCGGTGCCGTTCACGGCGGCGTCGAGAACCGCCTTCTTTGCCTCGCCTTCGATATGCAGCACGAGGAAACGCGCATCGCACAGGCTCGGAAAGGTAAAGGTCAGGCGCTCTTCGCCGGCGCCCTCCGCCATCATCGTCATCACGCCGCGCGGGGCGTCATCGGCAATCGCGCGGGCGAGGTGATTGCCATGGGGAAAGAACGAGGCGGTATGCCCGTCTGTTCCCATGCCGAGAATGACGACATCGAAGGGATTGCCGATATCCTGCGTCTTCTCTGTTGCAATCGCGGCAGCCTGCAGCGCCGAGGCAACATCGTGATAGAGCGGCAGGAAGATTGCCTCGGCGGCGCGGTTCTTCAGGAGATGGGCCTGGACCAGCTGGTGGTTGGAGCGCGGGTGCTGCGGCGGCACGAAGCGTTCGTCGACCAGGGTGATCGTCACCTTGCTCCAGTCGATCTCCTCGGTGGAGAGCATTTCGAAGAACTGCCGCGGCGTCGATCCACCCGAAACGGCCAGCGAGGCGGAACCGCGCTCGGCGAGCCCCTGGGCCAGGCGTGAGGCCACATCGCGTGCCAACTGCGTCGCGAGAGATTGCGCGCTGCCGAAATCATGCAGGGTAAATGCCATGTCTCTCATCCTTCGTGCCATGTGCGGCCGTCGCGCTCGATCAGTGCAATGGCCTGGCTCGGCCCCCAGGTTCCGGCGGTGTAACCCTGGGCCAGCTGCCCGGTGAGTTCCCAGCCCTTCAGGATCGGATCCACCCATTTCCAGGCGGCCTCCACTTCGTCGCGGCGCATGAACAGCGTCTGGTTGGACCGGATCACATCCATCAGCAGCCGCTCATAGGCGTCCGGATTGCGCACGTTGAAAGCCGCGGCAAAGCTCATGTCGAGCGAGACATTGCGCAGCCGCATGCCGCCGGGGCCGGGATCCTTGATCATCAGCGACTGCTTGACGCCTTCGTCCGGCTGCAGGCGGATGATCAGCTGGTTGGCGGAGATGCGGCCCGCTGCCGGCTCGAAGATATTGTGCGGGATCGGCTTGAAGGTGATGACGATCTCCGACATGCGGCTCGTCAACCGCTTGCCGGTCCGGATGTAGAAGGGAACGCCGGCCCAGCGCCAGTTGTTGATCTCGGCCTTGATGGCGACGAAGGTTTCCGTATTCGAGATGCCGCCTTCCAGCTCCTCGAGATAGCCCTTCACCGGACCGCCGGCAGAGGCGCCGGCCCGGTACTGGCCGCGCACCGTCATCTGTTCGACATTGGCCTCGGTGATCGGCTTCAGCGCCCGCAGCACCTTCAGCTTCTCGTCGCGCACGGCTTCGGAATCCATCGAGGATGGCACTTCCATCGCCACCAGGCAGAGCAGCTGCAGAATGTGGTTCTGCACCATGTCGCGCAGCGCGCCGGCGGTATCGTAATAGCCGGCACGGCCTTCGAGCCCGACCGATTCCGCCACCGAAATCTGTACGTGGTCGATATACTGCGCGTTCCACAGAGGCTCATAAAGCGCATTGGCAAAGCGCAGCGCCATCAGGTTCTGCACCGTTTCCTTGCCGAGATAGTGATCGATGCGGAAGATCTGCTCTTCCCGGAAGACCTTGCCGATCGTGTCGTTGAGATCGAGCGCCGACGAGAGGTCGCGGCCGATCGGCTTCTCCACCACGATCCGGGTCGATTTGGTGATCAGCTTGTGATCGCGGATCTTGTCCGAGATCGCGCCGAAAATGGCGGGAGATACGGCGAGATAGAAAGCGCGCACGCGCTCCTTGCTTTCGTCCAGCAGCTTTTTCAGACTATCCCAGCCCGTATCGGTCTTGGCATCGACCGGCACGTAGAAAAGCCGCGCCAGGAACTTGCCGACTTCGACTTCGTCATACTCGCCTTTCTTCAGATGCGTCTTCAGAGCTTCGTCGGCGAATTTGCGGAAATCCTCATGGCTAAGCGCGCTGCGCGAAGCGCCGATGATGCGGGTCGGTTCGGTAAACTGGCCCTCGATCTGCCGGTGATACAGCGCCGGAAGAAGCTTGCGCTCCGCAAGGTCGCCGGTGCCGCCGAAAACGACGTAATCGAAGGGTTCCACGGGGATGATCTGGCTGCTCATGCCTTGCTCTTTCGAAGTCTCGGAGTTGCGTTCTACATAATCTAATCGATTTAAAAAAGCCAGCCCCCGCGCGGGGGCCGGAATTTTGTCGGCGTCAGAACCGGTCCCGCAGGGCAAACCAGGTCAGCGCCAGAAACAGGAGCGGGCTCCTGAACCGGGCCCCGCCGGGGAAAGGCGGGATCTTCAGGCTCCGGAGAAGCTCCAGCTCGCTGGCATTGCCGGCCACGAGGTCCGCATACATCTTGCCGGAGTAATTTGACAGCATGACGCCATGGCCGGAAAAACCGGCAATCGAGGTCACGCCCGGCATGACGTCGCGGACAAAGGGCTTTCGGGTCAGCGTGATGGCGACCGAGCCGCCCCAGGCATGGCTGATCTCGATATCGCGGAGGGCAGGGTAGATCTCGGCGATCTGCCGGCGGATATGTTTCGACATGTCGCGCGGGCTGTCGGCGGTATAGGCCTCGCGTCCACCGAACAGCAGGCGTCCGTCCGGACTTTTGCGGAAATAGCGCACGACGAAGCGCGAATCGGCAACCGCTTCGCCGCCCGGCAGCACGTCGGGATGGGCATCGAGCGGCACGGTTGCGCCGATAAAGGACCGGATCGGCATCACATGCGCGGCGGTTTCCTGTTCCAGCGTGCCGATATAGGCATTGGTCGCCAGCAGAACGCGATCGGCGGTGATGCTGCCTCTCGGCGTGTCGATCCGCGTCTTTCCGCCTGTCTGCGACAGGCCCTTGGCCGGCGTCATCTCGAAAATCGTCGCGCCGGCCTGTGCGGCCACGCGCGCCAGGCCGATCAGCAGCTTCAACGGATGGATATGCCCGGTGCCCGTGTCGCGCACGCCGCAGTGATAGCGGGACGAGCCCAGGCGGGCGGCGGTTTCTGCGCGATCCATATAGGCGATATGCGGGTAATGGTAGCGTTCCGCCATCAGCGCCGCAATCTTCCGGTAGTCGTCGTCATGCCCCGGCTTGTGCGCCACATTCATCTGGCCCGGCGTGTAGTCCATGTCGATGCCATGGGTTTCGGCAAAGTCGAGCAGATAGTGCTTGGCATTTTCGGCGAGATCGAACAGAGCGCGTGACCGCTCATAGCCAAGCTCCGGCTCCAGTTCGTCCGGCCAGGCGCGCTGGCCCGTGCCCAGCTGCCCGCCATTGCGGCCCGACGCGCCGTCGCCCAGGCGGCTGGCCTCGATCAGCACCGTCTGGACGCCGCGGGCGGCCAGATTGTAGGCGGCCTGCAGGCCGGTAAAGCCGCCGCCGATAATCGCCACGTCCACCGCGATCGATCCGTCGAGGGCGTCATAGCTTGGGCGTTCGGCGACGCTGTCCTGGTACCAGGACAGGCCGGGCGCGATCGGGCTCTGCCAGTTCATCGCGGCCACCTTACACGTTGAGGAGCAGGAATTCGCGCTCCCAGGGACTGATCACCTGCATGAAGGTCTCGAACTCGCCGCGTTTCACTCCGGCATAGATTCCGATGAATTCCTTGCTGAAGACCTCCTCGAAGGCCGGTTCGCCTTCCAGGAGGGCCACCGCCTCCAGCAGGCCGCGCGGCAGGTCGATCGAGCCTTCATTGGCCGTGTCATAGGTCGGCTCCGTCGGTTCGATCTCGCGGGCAATGCCAAGCCAGCCGCAGGCCAGCGAAGCGGCCAGGGCGAGATAGGGATTGGCATCGGAACTCGGCAGGCGATTTTCCACGCGCCGCGCCCCCGGTTCCGAGATCGGCACGCGAAAGGCGGTGGTGCGATTGTCGTAGCCCCAGGCATTATTGACCGGGCAGGCCATGTCCGGCGTCAGGCGACGGTAGGAATTGACGTAAGGGGCGAGCATGGCGAGCGAGCTCGGCACATATTTCTGCATGCCGCCGATGAAGTGGAAGAAGGTGCGCGAAGGCGATCCGTCCTCGGCAGAGAAGATATTCCGGCCGGTCTTAGTGTCGATCACCGACTGGTGGATATGCATGGCCGAGCCCGGCTGGCCCTGCATGGGCTTGGCCATGAAGGTGGCGAAGATCCCGTGTTTCAGCGCGGCTTCCCGGATGGTGCGCTTGAACAGGAAGACCTGGTCGGCAAGCTGGATCGGATCGCCGTGGCGCAGGTTGATCTCCAATTGCGCCGGCCCCTCCTCATGGATGAGCGTGTCGATTTCCAGGCCCTGTTTCTCGGAGAAATGATAGATATCGTCAATCAGCTCGTCGAATTCGTTGATGCCGGCGATCGAATAGCCCTGGCCACCCAGGATGGAACGGCCCGAGCGCCCCTTCGGCGGACGCAGCGGATAATCCGGATCGTCGTTCATCGCCACCAGATAGAATTCGATTTCCGGCGCCACGACCGGCTTCCAGCCGCGCTCCTCGTAAAGGCGCATGACGTTTTTCAACACGTTGCGCGGCGTATAGGGAACCTGTTCGCCGGTAGAGCTGACGACATCGCAGATCACCTGCGCCGTCGGATCGCTTTCCCAGGGCACGACCGAGAGGGTCGACAGATCGGGAACGAGCTTCAGGTCGCTGTCGCGCGGTTCGTAGCGGAAGTTTTCCGTCTCATCGGGATATTCACCGGAGATCGTATGCCGATAGAGCGCTGAAGGCAGCGCCAGCGAGGTATTGGAGGTGAATTTGGATGTCGGCATCATCTTGCCGCGCGGCACGCCGGCAAGGTCCGGGGTGATGCACTCCACATCCTCGATGCCCCGCGCCTTCAGCCAGGATGCCGCCTCGCGCCAATTGTCGACGCCGCGAAGCGAGGTGAGGGTCGGCTGGGCGGTTGCGGCTTTCAGGACGCTGCCAGTGGCAGGCGCGATGGGCTTCTTCTTGGGCGGCATAGTTCACCGGAGGCTGTTGACGTTGCCGCCATCATAGTCGGAACATGGCGATTGGCCAGACGGGCGCATTGACTTTGTGGCCCCGATCGAAAACAGGAAGACGCAGAAAGGCCTTGATGCTCGACGCTCCTTGACGGGCTGCGGAGCGATCAGCGCGGCAGGCATCGACCGTCCAGTCTCTGGCACGGGAAACGGATTGGCACAGCGGGAAACGGCAGCGTGACGCATAAGTATGATGTGGTGGTTCTGGGCGCCGGCGCCGCGGGAATGATGTGCGCGCTGCGCGCCGGCCAGCGCGGCCGCAGCGTGCTGGTCGTGGACCATGCGCGGGCTCCGGGGGAAAAGATCCGCATCTCCGGCGGCGGGCGCTGCAACTTTACCAATCTGCATGCCGGGCCGTCCAATTACATTTCCGGCAATCGTCATTTCGCCAAGTCGGCACTCGCCCGCTATACGCCTGCGGATTTCCTGGCGCTTGTCGGCAAGCACCGCATCGGCTGGCACGAAAAGACCTTGGGACAGCTCTTTTGCGACGACAGCGCCAAGGACATCATCCGCATGCTCATCGCGGAAATGCAGATGGGTGGCGTGGAACTGCGTCTGCAGACGGCGATCTCGTCCGTCGAGAAGAGCGATGGTCGTTTCCGGGTCGATCTCGGTCAGGACGTGGTGGAGGCGCAGTCCCTGGTGGTGGCGACCGGCGGAAAGTCGATCCCGAAAATGGGGGCGACGGGCCTCGCCTATCGCCTGGCCGAGCAGTTCGGGCTGGCGGTGACGGAAACGCGGCCCGGGCTGGTGCCTCTCACGCTCGAACCCTCCTTGCTGGAAAAGCTCTCGCCACTTTCGGGGATCGCGGTGGATGCCGAGGCCCGCAGCGGCAAGACAAGGTTCCGCGAGGCGCTCCTCTTCACCCATCGCGGACTGAGCGGCCCGTCCATCCTGCAGATCTCGTCCTACTGGCGGGAGGGTGAGGAGGTTGCACTGACGCTCCTGCCCGAGATCGATCTTCTGGCCCGGCTGAAGCAGGCCCGCAAGGAAAACGGCCGGCAGGCCCTGCAGACGGTCCTTGCCGAAATGCTGCCGCGGCGGCTGGCGCAGCATTTCGGCGACGTGCTGAACCTCGCGGGTCCCCTGGCCGATCAGAGCGACCGCAAGCTCCAGGCGGCGGCCGAAGCCATCCAGAACTGGCAGTTGAGACCGGCGGGCTCGGAAGGGTATCGCACGGCGGAAGTCACGCTCGGAGGCGTCGACGTCAATGCCATCGATTCCCGCAGCATGGAGGCCAAGGCGGTGCCGGGCCTCTATTTCATCGGTGAATGCGTCGATGTCACCGGCTGGCTCGGCGGCTATAATTTTCAGTGGGCATGGGCGTCCGGCCATGTCTGCGGCGAAGCCGTCTGACTGCTCCCGGCCCAGGAGGTGCAGGCAGCGATGTGGCTGATCGCGCCCAGGAAAAGTGAGGCCTGCTCGGCAAGCTCCCCCGCCATTTAGTATTCATTCACGTGTACATGTCAGAAAAGACCATTCCCGTTTCTGATGGGGAAGAACTGATAGCCATCCGGTAGTCGTTTTTCAGGAATTGAGCATGGTCATCGATCGACTTCTCGCACGTTTCAAAATACAAACGAAGGTCATTGCCTTCATTATTCCTTTTGTCGTCAGTATATCCGCTGTAGGTTTTTCCGGTCTTTATGCGTCGAACCTGCTTCAGGCGCGGATGGACATCTCCAATTCGGTTCTGCAATCCTTAAGTGGATTCAAGTCGGTCTATGCCGGCATGACGGAATTTCTGAAAAATCCGAGTGAAGACACGCGGGCGGCGTTGACGCAGCAGGTTGCCGCGCAGAGCAAGGTTCTGGATACCGTGCGTTCCGCCGCCACGAGCAGCGAGGGCGCCTCCGAGATCGATGCCGCAATGGCCGGCACCAGCGCCATCACCGGTCAGATCGATCAGTTGTGGGCCCGCTACCAGGATGAGGTTCAGGCGCAGGCGCAGATCGAGGCCGCTCTCGGCGCAATTGTGAAGCTCGAAGCCGATATCACCAATTACGCCACGGTCAGCCGCGAGAACCTCTCCGCCGACGAGGCGAAGGCGAAGAACCTGCTGCGGGATGCCGAGCGGCTGACGCGCGGATCGGCCGTCATTGCCGGCCTCGTGGCGGAGTTCAACGGCAAGACGGCGGCACAGGAGCGCATGGATATCCTGCGCGGGAAATTCGCCGCGCTGGCGGAAGCCGTCGGCGAGATTGCGGCCGCCCTGCCGGTCGATCAGAAGGTTCTTGCCGATCAGCTGACGGAAAGCGTTCAGCAACTGAAACAGCAGCTGGATCTCGGCATCGCCAATGATGCGACCATCGGTGCGAGCGAAAGAACGATCAACCTGATGCGCCCGGCGGCCATCCGTCTTCAGGGCGCCGCTTCGATGAAGGCGCGGGAGGCCACCGAAGTGTTCGGCAGGCTGGATGCGCCGATCGCCACGGCCACCAAGTTTTCCAGTGCTGCCCGCCAGCTGATGGACGCGGTCAAGACGCTCGAATTGCGGACGGTGCGGTACATCGCTGCCCCCACCGAGGCGCTCCTGAACGATCTGCAGGGCGCTCTCATGACCGTCGACATTGCCGCCGGCGCGCTGCAGACGGATCCAGGCGTTCCCAAGGAGGCGCAAGCGAGAGCCAATGCCATGGTTCCGCTCATCACCACCCTTGACGAAAACACGCTCGCACTGCTCGACCTGTCGGGCAAGCGCCAGAAGGCCTTCGATGCCGCCGCGGCGGAGATTTCGCAGATCTGGGGCAATCTGACGAGCTTTGCCGGGCATCAGCGCGATGCCGCAGGCCTGGAACGCGACAAGGCGAACCAGATCTCCGTGACCGCCATGATCATCGGCATTCTCGTCGCCATCTTCGCCGGCCTCGGTCTGATCTTCACCTTCAAGGGGCCCATCCTGCAGATCGCCGCCACCATGCGGCGTCTGGCATCGGGCGACCTCAATACCTCGATCGAAGGCGAGGGGCGCCGGGACGAGCTTGGCGACATGGCCCGCGCGCTGGGCATCTTCAAGGAAAATGCACGGGAGAAGGTTCGCCTCGAGGCCGAGAGCGAGGAGGAGCGTGCGGCCGCCGAGGCCGAGCGCCTGCGCGGCGAGGCGGAAAAGCAGGAGATCGACCGGCAGATCCAGTTTGCGGTGTCCGCCCTGGCCGGAGGTCTGGAGCGGCTTGCGGCGGGCGATGTATCCGCCACCATCGATACGCCCTTTGTCGGCCGGCTGGAACAGCTGCGAGCCGACTTCAACCGCTCGCTGAACCGTCTCCAGGACACGATCGGCCAGATCCAGACGAATGTGGTGGCCATTCAGGGCAATGTCCGCCAGATGTCGCAATCCACCGACGACCTGTCGCGGCGCACCGAAACCCAGGCAGCATCCCTGGAGCAGACGGCGGCTGCCGTCAACGAGGTCACCGCCAATGTGCGCTCCGCCGCCGAACGTGCGCGGGAGGCCAATCGCATCGTCGAAGAGACCCGTCACCAGACGGAGGGATCGATCGTGATCGTCGGACAGGCGGTAACGGCGATGAGCCGGATCGAGGCCGCTTCGCAGAAGATCGGCCAGATCACCGAAGTTATCGACGGGATCGCCTTCCAGACCAATCTGCTTGCGCTGAATGCCGGTGTCGAGGCGGCGCGTGCCGGTGAGGCGGGCAAGGGCTTTGCCGTCGTGGCGCAGGAGGTGCGGGAGCTGGCGCAGCGTTCCGCAGCGGCGGCCCGGGAGATCAAGGGCCTGATCGGTGCCTCGACGGACGAGGTGGCAGGGGGCGCAAGGCTGGTTCAGCAGACCGGCGATGCGCTGGCCACGATCGGCGAACAGGTCTCCCGCATGTCCTCGCAAGTGGAAAGCATTGCCAGCTCGGCGCGCGATCAGGCCTCTGCGCTGCAGGAAGTCAATGGTGCCGTCGGCCAGATGGACCAGCTGACGCAGCAGAATGCCGCCATGGTGGAAGAGACCAGCGCCGCCAGCCGGCAGCTCGCCGACGAGGCCGACCAGCTGGTGGCCCTTCTTGGCCAGTTCCGCATCGCGCAAGGCGGTATGGACAGCAGCCGGACAAGCAGAATGTTCCGCGCAGCCTAGGCTCGCCCGAAACCTCTTGCGGCCGGAAGCTGTCTTCCGCGTCAAGCTTATGAACCGTCCGGCGTCAGGCCGGGCGGTTTTTTCTTGGCTATTTACCATGCCTGGCGATTGAATTGCCGGCGCGCCGCCACATCTGCAGTGAGAGGTGCTTCTTCAGCACTTCTTAACAGACCTGGCTCACTCTGAAGGGATGCGGCTGTCCGCCTGTCCCTGCGGAACAGTCGCCTGATCCTGGCGTTCTGTCAGGACTAACAAAGGTTGAGGAACAGTCATGCAGAAGTCGCGTGCACGTGCCATTGCCATTGCTCAAGCGAAAACCGACAGCAAGCGCCAGCTTTTCCTGGTAACGCTGTTTGCCACAGCCGCGCTTCTGGCGGTGCCGGGCCTGCTGCTTCTCTGAAGCCTGCCGCGAAAAATTAGGGAGCGTGTCGCGAGAAGCCGGGCGGCGGACTTGCCGAAGCGGCATGCGCGACAGCAAGACCCCAAACAGCGGCTGACCGGGCCTTGCGGCGGCGCCTCAGCGTCCGCAGCCAGGCGACACGTGACCCGCGCATGACGCAGAGGCGGCCGGTTCCTCCTCCTTCCTCAAATCCTCCGCGGCGCGAGCCGGGCAGGCTTCGGGCGAGGGCCATTGCCGGCCTGGTTTCGGGAGCCAAGCCCGGAGCCAAGCCAGGATCCAAGGTAGAAGCCGGGCGAGAGGCCGCGGCACGGGTTCTGCGAGACTGCGATAGAAATCCTCTTCAGAGACCGGCGGACGGACCCATCGGGCGGCCACCATGGCGACAATCAGATCTTGCATGGATCACTCCTGGTGTGACGTGATCCCCTCTATTAGACGCAAGACCTCCATTCCCGAACAGGCGAAAATCGACTAGGTTTTTCATCCATGAAAAACATTGGCTGGGATCTCTACGCGCAATTTCTGGAAGTGGCCCGGCATGGCGGCCTGTCCGGCGCCGGCGCATCGACCGGGCTCAGCCCCGCAACGCTCGGCCGCAAGATGCTGGACCTGGAGGCCGCTCTCGGTCGCCCGCTCTTTCTCCGCAGCCGCACCGGCTATCGTCTGACGGCGGATGGCGAAACGCTGATGGCCTATTGCCTGGAGATGGAAGGCGTGGTGCGCAGCCTGTCGGGCTGGGCAAGCGAAACGCAGCGGCCACCCCTTGTCCGCTTGTCCTGCGGCACATGGATGGCCCGCTTCCTGCTTGGCAGCGATCTGCCGAAATCGCTGCGCGAGCGTTGCCGGCTGGAGGTGGTGATCGGCGAGCGCCGGGCCAATCTCGCCCATCGCCAGAGCGATGTCGGCATCAGGGCCTTCGAGCCGCAGGAGGCCAATCTGGCCTCGGCCATGCTGGGACAGGTCGCCTATGCGGCCTACCGTGCGCGGTCCGACAAGGACGGCAAGCCGCTGCCCTATATTGCCGTGACGGAGGAAGAGGCTCCCTCGGCCTATCTGCAATATCCGCACCGGCATCATCAA is a window encoding:
- the pgl gene encoding 6-phosphogluconolactonase; its protein translation is MAFTLHDFGSAQSLATQLARDVASRLAQGLAERGSASLAVSGGSTPRQFFEMLSTEEIDWSKVTITLVDERFVPPQHPRSNHQLVQAHLLKNRAAEAIFLPLYHDVASALQAAAIATEKTQDIGNPFDVVILGMGTDGHTASFFPHGNHLARAIADDAPRGVMTMMAEGAGEERLTFTFPSLCDARFLVLHIEGEAKKAVLDAAVNGTDEMDMPIRAVLRRASTPVDIYWAP
- a CDS encoding methyl-accepting chemotaxis protein, translated to MDISNSVLQSLSGFKSVYAGMTEFLKNPSEDTRAALTQQVAAQSKVLDTVRSAATSSEGASEIDAAMAGTSAITGQIDQLWARYQDEVQAQAQIEAALGAIVKLEADITNYATVSRENLSADEAKAKNLLRDAERLTRGSAVIAGLVAEFNGKTAAQERMDILRGKFAALAEAVGEIAAALPVDQKVLADQLTESVQQLKQQLDLGIANDATIGASERTINLMRPAAIRLQGAASMKAREATEVFGRLDAPIATATKFSSAARQLMDAVKTLELRTVRYIAAPTEALLNDLQGALMTVDIAAGALQTDPGVPKEAQARANAMVPLITTLDENTLALLDLSGKRQKAFDAAAAEISQIWGNLTSFAGHQRDAAGLERDKANQISVTAMIIGILVAIFAGLGLIFTFKGPILQIAATMRRLASGDLNTSIEGEGRRDELGDMARALGIFKENAREKVRLEAESEEERAAAEAERLRGEAEKQEIDRQIQFAVSALAGGLERLAAGDVSATIDTPFVGRLEQLRADFNRSLNRLQDTIGQIQTNVVAIQGNVRQMSQSTDDLSRRTETQAASLEQTAAAVNEVTANVRSAAERAREANRIVEETRHQTEGSIVIVGQAVTAMSRIEAASQKIGQITEVIDGIAFQTNLLALNAGVEAARAGEAGKGFAVVAQEVRELAQRSAAAAREIKGLIGASTDEVAGGARLVQQTGDALATIGEQVSRMSSQVESIASSARDQASALQEVNGAVGQMDQLTQQNAAMVEETSAASRQLADEADQLVALLGQFRIAQGGMDSSRTSRMFRAA
- a CDS encoding NAD(P)/FAD-dependent oxidoreductase; the encoded protein is MMCALRAGQRGRSVLVVDHARAPGEKIRISGGGRCNFTNLHAGPSNYISGNRHFAKSALARYTPADFLALVGKHRIGWHEKTLGQLFCDDSAKDIIRMLIAEMQMGGVELRLQTAISSVEKSDGRFRVDLGQDVVEAQSLVVATGGKSIPKMGATGLAYRLAEQFGLAVTETRPGLVPLTLEPSLLEKLSPLSGIAVDAEARSGKTRFREALLFTHRGLSGPSILQISSYWREGEEVALTLLPEIDLLARLKQARKENGRQALQTVLAEMLPRRLAQHFGDVLNLAGPLADQSDRKLQAAAEAIQNWQLRPAGSEGYRTAEVTLGGVDVNAIDSRSMEAKAVPGLYFIGECVDVTGWLGGYNFQWAWASGHVCGEAV
- the zwf gene encoding glucose-6-phosphate dehydrogenase — encoded protein: MSSQIIPVEPFDYVVFGGTGDLAERKLLPALYHRQIEGQFTEPTRIIGASRSALSHEDFRKFADEALKTHLKKGEYDEVEVGKFLARLFYVPVDAKTDTGWDSLKKLLDESKERVRAFYLAVSPAIFGAISDKIRDHKLITKSTRIVVEKPIGRDLSSALDLNDTIGKVFREEQIFRIDHYLGKETVQNLMALRFANALYEPLWNAQYIDHVQISVAESVGLEGRAGYYDTAGALRDMVQNHILQLLCLVAMEVPSSMDSEAVRDEKLKVLRALKPITEANVEQMTVRGQYRAGASAGGPVKGYLEELEGGISNTETFVAIKAEINNWRWAGVPFYIRTGKRLTSRMSEIVITFKPIPHNIFEPAAGRISANQLIIRLQPDEGVKQSLMIKDPGPGGMRLRNVSLDMSFAAAFNVRNPDAYERLLMDVIRSNQTLFMRRDEVEAAWKWVDPILKGWELTGQLAQGYTAGTWGPSQAIALIERDGRTWHEG
- a CDS encoding FAD-binding oxidoreductase, translating into MNWQSPIAPGLSWYQDSVAERPSYDALDGSIAVDVAIIGGGFTGLQAAYNLAARGVQTVLIEASRLGDGASGRNGGQLGTGQRAWPDELEPELGYERSRALFDLAENAKHYLLDFAETHGIDMDYTPGQMNVAHKPGHDDDYRKIAALMAERYHYPHIAYMDRAETAARLGSSRYHCGVRDTGTGHIHPLKLLIGLARVAAQAGATIFEMTPAKGLSQTGGKTRIDTPRGSITADRVLLATNAYIGTLEQETAAHVMPIRSFIGATVPLDAHPDVLPGGEAVADSRFVVRYFRKSPDGRLLFGGREAYTADSPRDMSKHIRRQIAEIYPALRDIEISHAWGGSVAITLTRKPFVRDVMPGVTSIAGFSGHGVMLSNYSGKMYADLVAGNASELELLRSLKIPPFPGGARFRSPLLFLALTWFALRDRF
- a CDS encoding LysR family transcriptional regulator, producing the protein MKNIGWDLYAQFLEVARHGGLSGAGASTGLSPATLGRKMLDLEAALGRPLFLRSRTGYRLTADGETLMAYCLEMEGVVRSLSGWASETQRPPLVRLSCGTWMARFLLGSDLPKSLRERCRLEVVIGERRANLAHRQSDVGIRAFEPQEANLASAMLGQVAYAAYRARSDKDGKPLPYIAVTEEEAPSAYLQYPHRHHQDRIGLIVSRPSFLLDAARAGAGLAVLPCFVGDCDEDLQRDGGEIPALRHRQWIVMNAEDRHRREIRDLVDRVSALIRQNADLFAGQREHLPGSGMGEAVDAGSL
- a CDS encoding glutamine synthetase family protein — translated: MPPKKKPIAPATGSVLKAATAQPTLTSLRGVDNWREAASWLKARGIEDVECITPDLAGVPRGKMMPTSKFTSNTSLALPSALYRHTISGEYPDETENFRYEPRDSDLKLVPDLSTLSVVPWESDPTAQVICDVVSSTGEQVPYTPRNVLKNVMRLYEERGWKPVVAPEIEFYLVAMNDDPDYPLRPPKGRSGRSILGGQGYSIAGINEFDELIDDIYHFSEKQGLEIDTLIHEEGPAQLEINLRHGDPIQLADQVFLFKRTIREAALKHGIFATFMAKPMQGQPGSAMHIHQSVIDTKTGRNIFSAEDGSPSRTFFHFIGGMQKYVPSSLAMLAPYVNSYRRLTPDMACPVNNAWGYDNRTTAFRVPISEPGARRVENRLPSSDANPYLALAASLACGWLGIAREIEPTEPTYDTANEGSIDLPRGLLEAVALLEGEPAFEEVFSKEFIGIYAGVKRGEFETFMQVISPWEREFLLLNV